In one Pseudomonas hydrolytica genomic region, the following are encoded:
- a CDS encoding efflux RND transporter periplasmic adaptor subunit, with protein MKISALGFSAALLTMGIAAAGGGYWLAERPANHEVMPTPAPTDERKVLYWYDPMQPDQRFDKPGKSPFMDMELVPKYADAGQDSSTLSVPSQAVQNLGMRTAPVTRGVLPSGIEAVGSLAYNQREVANQQARAGGFVERVYGHAPGDVLPAGTPLVDLLIPEWSAAQLEFLAVLRTADTRLISATQERLRLLGMPQSLVEQVRRSGQPRAVQTISTPIAGELQALEVRTGMTVAAGQDLARINGLSTVWLDAAIPEDQAGAVQLGASITATLTAFPEQPLQGRVVALLPSADSQTRTLTVRSELANPAGKLRPGMFAAVRLNSTVEEPALLIPSEAVIRTGKRALVMLAEADGRYRPLEITLGREADGRLEVLSGLEEGQSIVTSGQFLIDSEASLQGVVASHVELDNAKKLHESHGVIRALDAEEVTLEHGPFESLNMPGMTMAFPLASPEVAAGLNPGDHVRIGARQTDSGLQIERLDKQGEQP; from the coding sequence ATGAAGATTTCAGCATTAGGTTTTTCTGCGGCCTTGTTGACCATGGGTATTGCTGCGGCAGGCGGTGGCTACTGGCTGGCCGAGAGGCCGGCCAACCATGAGGTCATGCCAACTCCCGCACCGACGGATGAGCGCAAAGTGCTCTACTGGTATGACCCGATGCAACCTGACCAGCGCTTCGATAAACCGGGCAAGTCCCCCTTCATGGATATGGAGCTTGTCCCCAAGTACGCAGATGCAGGGCAGGACTCCTCGACCCTGAGCGTGCCCTCGCAAGCCGTGCAAAACCTCGGGATGCGCACCGCGCCAGTAACTCGCGGTGTGCTGCCTTCGGGTATCGAGGCCGTCGGTTCCCTGGCCTATAACCAGCGCGAGGTGGCGAACCAGCAGGCCCGAGCGGGTGGGTTCGTCGAGCGGGTCTACGGACACGCCCCTGGCGATGTATTGCCCGCCGGTACGCCCCTCGTCGACCTGCTGATTCCCGAATGGTCTGCCGCCCAGCTGGAGTTCCTGGCTGTGTTGCGTACTGCTGACACGCGCTTGATAAGTGCGACCCAGGAGCGCCTGCGCCTGCTTGGCATGCCTCAATCGTTGGTCGAGCAGGTTCGGCGCAGCGGCCAGCCACGGGCGGTTCAGACCATCTCCACGCCCATCGCCGGCGAGCTGCAGGCATTGGAGGTGCGTACCGGGATGACCGTGGCAGCCGGCCAGGACCTGGCGCGGATCAACGGACTGTCCACGGTCTGGCTCGATGCCGCAATCCCCGAAGACCAAGCTGGAGCGGTTCAGCTTGGCGCGAGCATCACCGCCACCCTGACCGCCTTCCCAGAACAGCCTCTGCAAGGTCGTGTCGTCGCCTTGCTGCCGAGTGCCGACTCGCAGACGCGTACGCTCACGGTACGCAGCGAGCTCGCCAATCCCGCCGGTAAATTGCGCCCCGGCATGTTCGCCGCCGTGCGTCTGAACAGCACCGTCGAAGAACCCGCGCTACTGATCCCGAGTGAAGCTGTGATTCGCACCGGTAAGCGTGCGCTGGTGATGCTGGCCGAAGCCGATGGGCGCTACCGCCCCCTGGAGATCACTTTGGGCCGCGAGGCCGATGGGCGTCTGGAGGTGTTGTCCGGTCTTGAGGAAGGGCAGTCGATCGTTACCTCCGGACAGTTCCTGATCGACTCGGAGGCCAGCCTCCAGGGGGTCGTGGCCAGCCATGTCGAGCTGGACAATGCAAAGAAACTCCATGAGTCCCATGGCGTGATTCGTGCCCTGGACGCCGAGGAGGTCACCCTGGAGCACGGTCCATTCGAGAGCCTGAACATGCCCGGCATGACCATGGCATTTCCGCTGGCCAGCCCTGAAGTAGCTGCGGGACTCAATCCCGGGGATCACGTACGCATCGGCGCTCGTCAGACGGACTCCGGCTTGCAAATAGAGCGGCTCGACAAGCAAGGAGAGCAGCCATGA
- a CDS encoding CopG family ribbon-helix-helix protein translates to MICPIETRVITAHVPVQLAERVDQMAAHLGRSTDWILKQALATWIDQEEERGRLTRAALADVDAGGVIDHQAVQAWANSLSTNTPLPVPR, encoded by the coding sequence ATGATCTGCCCAATCGAAACCCGGGTTATCACGGCTCACGTCCCAGTACAGCTAGCTGAGAGAGTCGATCAGATGGCCGCACATCTGGGCCGCTCCACGGACTGGATTCTCAAGCAAGCCTTGGCCACATGGATTGATCAGGAAGAAGAGCGCGGCCGCCTGACCCGAGCGGCCCTGGCCGATGTGGACGCAGGCGGCGTGATAGATCACCAAGCAGTTCAGGCCTGGGCCAACAGCCTTAGCACCAATACACCGCTGCCGGTACCTCGCTGA
- a CDS encoding TolC family protein: MPAFLFPRRGYLGVLAAAFWAVPWVAAQAQPLTFERAQALAEQRAPENLARQAQVASAQQAVVPADALPDPKLILGIDNLPIEGPDRYTLNRDSMTMRRIGLMQEVPNGDKRQARRQLAEASVVRAEAEQRAMQLEVKRQTALSWLDVYYAEHSVGLFDQLDRQIELLRSTVQSLIAGGSAQPGELLQADQEALALQDRRDELSRDVAIARAKLRRWIGNEADQLLAGDVPSLSLDAPHLQHRLTQHPDLRAASARVGEASAELNEAVAEKTPDWGVEFAYNNRDNQFGDMVMVQFTFDLPLFVGTRQGPKINAKQQSVSQMEAEQEVLLRAHQAELESGLAELEQLRRALARTEKTLIPLASKRADLELAAYQAGNSQLASVITAQRELIEAQLRQIEQQRKLSQLSASLYYAYVEGLQ; encoded by the coding sequence ATGCCCGCTTTCCTTTTCCCACGCCGTGGCTATCTCGGTGTGTTAGCTGCCGCATTCTGGGCAGTTCCCTGGGTTGCTGCACAGGCGCAGCCCCTAACCTTCGAACGAGCGCAGGCGCTCGCCGAACAGCGCGCACCTGAGAACCTGGCACGACAAGCACAGGTCGCTTCGGCACAGCAGGCCGTAGTTCCCGCAGACGCCCTGCCCGATCCCAAGCTGATTCTCGGCATCGATAATCTGCCCATCGAAGGGCCTGATCGTTACACCCTGAATCGTGACTCAATGACCATGCGCCGCATTGGGCTCATGCAAGAGGTTCCCAATGGCGACAAACGCCAGGCCCGCCGCCAGTTGGCCGAGGCCTCCGTTGTCCGGGCCGAGGCCGAGCAGCGCGCCATGCAGCTTGAGGTCAAACGCCAGACGGCATTGAGCTGGTTGGATGTGTACTACGCCGAGCACAGTGTTGGCCTCTTCGATCAACTGGACCGCCAGATCGAGCTGCTCCGCTCGACGGTGCAATCGCTGATCGCCGGTGGCAGCGCTCAGCCTGGTGAACTGCTGCAGGCCGACCAGGAGGCTTTGGCATTGCAGGATCGGCGGGATGAGCTGAGTCGCGACGTGGCGATAGCTCGGGCCAAGCTGCGCCGCTGGATAGGCAACGAAGCCGATCAACTTCTGGCGGGAGATGTGCCCAGCCTAAGTTTGGATGCCCCCCACCTGCAGCACCGTTTGACTCAGCATCCCGACTTGCGTGCCGCGTCTGCCCGGGTTGGCGAGGCCAGCGCAGAGTTGAATGAGGCTGTAGCCGAGAAGACACCTGACTGGGGCGTAGAGTTTGCCTACAACAACCGCGACAACCAGTTCGGCGACATGGTGATGGTGCAGTTCACCTTCGACCTGCCGTTGTTCGTCGGCACACGCCAGGGCCCCAAGATCAACGCCAAGCAACAGAGCGTGTCGCAGATGGAAGCCGAGCAGGAAGTGCTGCTGCGCGCCCATCAGGCTGAGTTGGAAAGCGGCCTTGCCGAGTTGGAGCAACTACGCAGAGCTCTGGCGCGTACCGAGAAAACCTTGATCCCTCTGGCGAGCAAACGTGCCGACCTCGAATTGGCCGCCTATCAGGCCGGCAACAGTCAGCTGGCATCCGTCATCACCGCCCAGCGCGAACTGATCGAGGCTCAGCTGCGACAGATCGAACAGCAGCGCAAGCTGAGCCAGCTCTCCGCGAGCTTGTACTACGCCTATGTGGAGGGCCTGCAATGA